One uncultured Carboxylicivirga sp. genomic window, ACAGCATCTGTAATAGCCTGTTTGTGCATGCCCAGATGCAACACTAATAAAACAGAAATCATTACATTTTCAACCGATGCATCATCATTAAAAGGCAACTCAACCTGAAAAGTATTACCCTGATAACTACATTGAATACTCCTACCCTTCGACGTATTTTCCTGACTGACGATATGCAAATCAGCATGTCCGGAAGAGCCGTAAGTTAAGGTCTGCAGCTCTGGCAACAGCTCTTTAATACCAGCATTTATCAGTTGATCATCCAGGTTGTATAATAAAATCTCAGCCTTTTGAAAAAGCTTTAATTTTTCGTGTAATTTGTGTTGGAGTGATTGAAAATTCTCCTGATGTGCCTGTCCGATGTTGGTAATGACCCCAATTTGAGGATCAATCATTTTTTGAAGCAACTGCATCTCACCGGGCTTGGATATACCTGCCTCAATCAAAGCTACATCACAATCGGGATCTAACATAAAAACAGATAAAGGAACTCCCAGCTGACTGTTATAACTCCGGGGTGAACGCCCCACTTTAAACTGCTTTTCTAAAATACGGCTGGCCCACTCCTTCACAATGGTTTTACCATTACTTCCAGTAATGCCAACAATGGGGAAACGGAAAGTTTCTCTTAATTGCGCAACTACTTTATGAAGTGCCTGCACAGCATCATCCACTAAAATAAATCCGGCTTCGTTAAAAGCAGAAAAATCAAAATCCTTCTCAACCAAAAAAGCCCTGACACCTCGTTTATAAAGATCCGGAATGTATGAATGACCATCGTGATTGAGTCCTTTAATAGCTATAAAAAGAGCCCCTTCAGTCAATAATAATTTTCGACTGTCGAAGGCAATACGCTCAATAATTGAAGAAGAAGAACCGATCAATGTTCCTTCGGTATAATCGGCAAATTGTTTGAGCGTAATATGAGCCATTTTATTTCAATTTAGAATAACATTTGCGGCATAAGGGTTCATATTCAGCTTTTTCGCCTAAAAGAACCAGTTTGTCATTTTCAGAAAGACGATGAGAAAAATGAGCCAGATCGCCACAGCGCATGCAAATCGCATGAACCTTAGTTACATATTCGGCAGTAGCGAGTAATCCGGGCATCGGACCAAATGGTTTGCCTTTAAAGTCCATATCCAAACCAGCCACAATCACCCTGATACCCTGGTTGGCCAATATTCGGCACACATCTATCAGTCCATTATCAAAAAACTGGGCTTCATCAATACCAACCACATTAACATTGCTGCTTAAAAGCAATATGTTACCCGATGATTCCACAGGAGTTGAACGTATGGCATTGGAATCGTGCGAAACGACTTCTGTATCGCTGTAACGCACATCCACCATCGGTTTAAAAATCTCAACTTTTTGTCTTGCTATCTCTGCTCTCTTTAATCTTCTTAATAATTCTTCGGTTTTGCCCGAAAACATTGAACCCACAATCACCTCAATCCAACCTCTTTGAGAGTCTCTATTTGCCTTATTTTCAAGAAACATTTAGTGTACGAAGTTTTTTAAATTGCAATCACTACCTTTGCAAAAGTAAGTAAAAAGCCACGTTTTTCACTATGGAAAGAGAAGCACTTATCGACATAATTTTGAACGACCTTAATGAGATGCGAACATTGGTATCTACATTTAAAGGTAAACCGCTTATTAACTCAGCTTTTATCAACCTGGCGAAAACCAAGTTGAATAATATAAGCGAGGAACTCAATTTGCTCGAAGCCGTTCAGAACGAGCCAGCCCCGGTAAAAGAAAATACAGAATCATCGATGACTTCAGCGGCGAGAACCTCAACTCCGGCAGAAGATGCAGAAGAAATTGCTGAATCTTCGAAAAAATTTGCCAGTGGTGAAGCCAGCGAAAAGCCTCAGGAAACACAACCTGTTGAAGAGGTTAAAACAGAAGTAAAAACGGAACCGGTTGCAGAGGTAAAACCCGAACCTGTTATTGAGGTTAAGACTGAAGAAGTTACCAGGGTGGTTGAAGAAACGAAAGTGATTACCGAAGAACCTCCTAAAGAAACTGTTGAAAAAACAGTGGAAAAGAAAAATACGGTGTTAGGTGAGCAAATTCATACCGAAGTGAAATCGGTAAACGAGCAGATTGCTGTAAAAAAAGAAGGCAGCCACTTTACCCAGATTGGAATGCCCGTTGATGATGTGCGAAAAGCCATTGGTATCAACGACCGTTTTTATTATCAGCGTGAATTATTTGGAGGCAGTATGGAATTACTGAACCAGACACTTGATCAGCTAAACCAAATGGACTCATTTGAATCGGCACGACAATTTCTGCAGTCAAACTTCAAATGGGAAGAAGACAATGAGGTAAGTCAATCCTTTATTAAAAACATTCAACGACGATTTATATAAGCTGATATGGGTAAATTATTTGTAGTACCGACTCCCATCGGCAACCTTGAGGACATAACACTTCGCGCTATCAGAGTGCTGAAAGAGGTTGATTTTATTCTGGCTGAAGATACCCGAACCACAGGCTTTCTACTGAAACACCTCGAAGTATCAACCCGAATGATGTCGCATCATAAATTTAACGAACATGCCACGGTTGAAAATGTGGTAAACCGACTGATGGCCGGCGAAAATGCAGCCCTGGTTTCTGATGCCGGAACACCTGCCATCTCCGACCCGGGTTACCTGGTGGTTCGTAAATGTCTTGATGAAGGTGTGGAAGTGGAATGTTTGCCGGGTGCAACAGCATTGGTTCCTGCCATTGTTAATTCAGGATTGCCAAACGATCGTTTTTGTTTCGAAGGTTTTTTGCCTCAGAAAAAAGGGCGTAAAACACGATTGGATTCTTTGATGGAAGAAAGCCGTACCATGATTTTTTACGAATCACCTTATCGCTTGGTAAAAACGCTTACTCAGTTTGCCGAGCATTTTGGAGGCGACCGAAGAGCATCTGTTTCAAGAGAATTAAGCAAGTTACATGAAGAAAATAAGCAAGGAAGTCTTGATGAACTTGTACAATATTTCTCATCTAAAACCGTTAAAGGAGAAATAGTGATTGTAGTAGAAGGAAACGCACAAAAATAAACACCCATTTAATATTCTACGTATGAAAAGACTTATTCCTATTGCTTTGATAGTGCTGGCTACGGCCTGTAACTTAAGCGAAACAAAAGAAGTCAAGCAACAAAAAGACTCTTTGATGATGGAAGTTGCAGAGAAAGACCGCCAGATGAATAGTTTGGTAACAGCCATGATAGCCATTGACGATAACCTGCAACAGATAAAGGAAAAAGAAAATATCATCAGCATGAATGTTTCCAGTGGAGAAGCATCGGGTAAAGCACTGGAAGACAGAATCAACAGTGACATTCAGTTGATTTACGATTTAATGTTGCAGAACAAAGAGCAAATATCAAAGCTTGAAAAAGACCTGAAACAATCGGGCACCAACAATGCCAATCTGAACAAACTGGTGAATCGTCTGAATCAGCAGTTAAAAGATAAAACGCTTGAAATTATCAAGCTGAAGCAACAGTTAGAAAGTCAAAGCCTTGAGATTACCGAATTAAACTTCACAATCGATGGCTTGCAAAGTGTTGTTGATTCGCTCGAAAGTGTGAGAACAGCTACACAACAACAACTGGCCCAAGCTACAGAACAGCTTTACAAAGCGCATTATGTTTTTGGCACTAAAAATGAATTAATGGATCAGAAGATCATCGAAAGCGATGGCCTTTTCAGCAAGAAAAAAGTTACCGGCGAAGGATACGATGAGGAGTATTTTACAACCATCGATTACCGCGAAATCGATTCTATACCTTTGTTCCGTCCAAAAGCTAAGATTTTAACCGTTCATCCTGAGTCGTCGTATGTTTTGGAAGAAGGAGCTGAAGGAAGCATGGTTCTTAAGATTGCCGACAAAGAAGCTTTCTGGAGCAGATCACGTTATTTGGTGATACAGGTAAATTAATTAAGCATTAGTCAGACGTTTGCCTAGCAATGTCATTGGATGAAAATCACTTGACAATTCGAATCAAACCGAAAACAATAGAAATTAGATAAGTAATGAAAAGGCGATCTCAAACGGGGATCGCTTTTTTATTGCTGATTCTAAACTATCTTTGTAACCAGAAACACTGTTATGGAAAGAAAATACAAACATCTATTTTTCGATTTAGATCATACGCTTTGGGATTTTGAAGCCAACTCTGAAGAAACCTTGCTTGAGTTATTCGACACCTTTGAGCTAAAGAAATATTTCGACGATTTTGATGATTTTCATAACCGATACGAATACCATAACCTTTATTTGTGGAGCCAGTACCGTAAAGGCAAGGTGGATAAAAAAACGCTGAATACACAACGGTTCTATCTTCCTTTTGCCGAAGTAGGTTTCGATGATATTGACATTGCGCGTAAATTTGCCGAGCAATACCTAACCATCAGCCCCACAAAAACAAGGCTTTTCCCAAACACCCTTGAAGTACTTAAAAAACTGCAGCCTCATTACCAAATGCATATCATCACCAATGGTTTTCGTGAAGTGCAGAGTAAAAAACTGAAAAACAGCGGCCTCGCTCCTTTCTTCAAAAATATCTTTATCTCTGAGTTGATTGGCGTGCAAAAGCCCAATCCCTATTTTTTCGATTACTTTATTAAAAGCTGCAACATCAGTAAAAAAGAAGCACTGGTTATTGGCGACAGTCTCGAAGCTGATATTGAAGGAGCTATCAATGCCGGTATCGACCAGG contains:
- a CDS encoding thymidine kinase — encoded protein: MFLENKANRDSQRGWIEVIVGSMFSGKTEELLRRLKRAEIARQKVEIFKPMVDVRYSDTEVVSHDSNAIRSTPVESSGNILLLSSNVNVVGIDEAQFFDNGLIDVCRILANQGIRVIVAGLDMDFKGKPFGPMPGLLATAEYVTKVHAICMRCGDLAHFSHRLSENDKLVLLGEKAEYEPLCRKCYSKLK
- the rsmI gene encoding 16S rRNA (cytidine(1402)-2'-O)-methyltransferase, whose translation is MGKLFVVPTPIGNLEDITLRAIRVLKEVDFILAEDTRTTGFLLKHLEVSTRMMSHHKFNEHATVENVVNRLMAGENAALVSDAGTPAISDPGYLVVRKCLDEGVEVECLPGATALVPAIVNSGLPNDRFCFEGFLPQKKGRKTRLDSLMEESRTMIFYESPYRLVKTLTQFAEHFGGDRRASVSRELSKLHEENKQGSLDELVQYFSSKTVKGEIVIVVEGNAQK
- a CDS encoding YjjG family noncanonical pyrimidine nucleotidase, coding for MERKYKHLFFDLDHTLWDFEANSEETLLELFDTFELKKYFDDFDDFHNRYEYHNLYLWSQYRKGKVDKKTLNTQRFYLPFAEVGFDDIDIARKFAEQYLTISPTKTRLFPNTLEVLKKLQPHYQMHIITNGFREVQSKKLKNSGLAPFFKNIFISELIGVQKPNPYFFDYFIKSCNISKKEALVIGDSLEADIEGAINAGIDQVFFNSKQLQHDKKITHEISDLDQLLPLLL